The Candidatus Acidiferrales bacterium genome includes a region encoding these proteins:
- a CDS encoding protein kinase has protein sequence MIGQTLGHYHILEKIGEGGMGEVYRAQDDRLRRTVAIKVLPKEIASHAERRARILAEARAAAALNHPSITTIYEVGEEEEQVFIVMEVVSGETLRAMLSEGPPDPRTLVRLGAQVAEALAAAHAQGVVHGDIKPENIVVQPDGRLKLLDFGIARHVAAETVTRTRTATIASWLPESQIAGTLAYMAPQQLRGEAGDTRADLFSLGVVLYELAANRRPFLGPTTTALVTQILNDTPTPLSGIASGVPSELARIVHKLLEKQPERRYQSAREVQVDLSNLSRDLELGMVLPTVVAGKRRVAVLPFKLLTPSAEDEYLSVALADAVINQLGASSELLVRPTSTVMRYAKQPMDPLLAARELNVQVVVDGSIQKLGQRLRVHVQAWNAADGATLLSGKHDSELSNLFGLQDKIADGLARALGTKPTAGGPAEPPTKNPVAYQLFLRAVERLQRLNRWDTRTAIEMLENATQLDSRFADAWARLAEACLLMAISFDPNPKWIRQAERAVRRALALDPANVNALCARGRVLWAPVKGFQHRPAVRAFDQAVRLNPGCHQAWLWTSIVFSHVGLHQEAIEKAAVAMATNPDDPMTIFSMGHSKQFAGEFEEAEEYFARILTLEPSHLWGNIFFPGISLYVGRLDRAEEKIRVATQLAPKDPLVASWEALLWAKRGEPRKVEQAAQRTLREKRIFTYSHHAYHAVAAAYAVIGKTAQAISVLRKATRIGLPNYPLFRDDPHFASLHNHPQFLRLLADLKREWESYKREFRRP, from the coding sequence ATGATTGGGCAGACACTGGGCCACTATCACATCCTGGAGAAGATCGGGGAAGGTGGGATGGGCGAAGTCTATCGCGCCCAGGACGACCGTCTGCGCCGCACAGTTGCCATCAAGGTTCTTCCAAAGGAAATTGCGAGCCACGCAGAGCGCCGCGCCCGGATTCTGGCCGAAGCCCGCGCGGCAGCGGCGCTTAATCACCCCAGCATCACGACCATCTATGAAGTGGGTGAAGAGGAGGAGCAAGTCTTTATCGTCATGGAGGTAGTTTCCGGGGAGACGCTGCGGGCGATGCTTTCCGAAGGGCCTCCAGACCCGCGAACTCTCGTTCGCCTTGGGGCGCAGGTGGCCGAGGCACTAGCGGCTGCTCACGCGCAAGGAGTTGTGCACGGCGACATCAAGCCGGAAAACATCGTCGTGCAGCCGGATGGTCGGCTGAAGCTGCTCGATTTCGGCATTGCCCGCCACGTGGCCGCCGAAACCGTCACCCGCACCCGCACGGCCACCATAGCCTCCTGGTTGCCGGAATCACAAATCGCGGGCACGCTTGCCTACATGGCGCCCCAGCAGTTGCGTGGCGAGGCCGGCGACACCCGCGCCGACCTGTTCTCGCTGGGCGTGGTGCTCTACGAGCTAGCAGCCAATCGCCGTCCGTTCCTGGGGCCAACAACGACGGCCTTGGTCACGCAGATTCTGAACGATACTCCGACGCCGTTGAGTGGAATCGCCTCCGGTGTGCCCAGCGAACTGGCGCGGATTGTACACAAGTTACTTGAGAAGCAGCCGGAGCGTCGCTACCAGTCGGCGCGCGAGGTGCAGGTGGACTTGAGCAACCTTAGTCGCGACCTCGAACTTGGGATGGTGCTCCCGACCGTCGTCGCCGGCAAACGGAGGGTTGCCGTTCTCCCCTTCAAGTTGCTGACCCCGAGCGCCGAGGACGAGTACCTGTCGGTGGCGCTGGCGGACGCCGTCATCAATCAGTTGGGGGCAAGCAGCGAGCTGCTGGTGCGGCCGACGAGCACCGTAATGCGCTACGCCAAGCAGCCTATGGACCCCCTGCTCGCGGCGCGGGAGCTGAACGTCCAGGTCGTCGTGGACGGCAGCATCCAGAAGCTGGGGCAGCGGCTGCGCGTGCACGTGCAGGCCTGGAACGCCGCCGACGGCGCAACGCTACTTTCCGGCAAGCACGATTCCGAGCTGAGCAACCTCTTCGGGCTGCAAGACAAAATTGCCGATGGCTTGGCGCGGGCGCTCGGTACGAAACCTACAGCGGGAGGCCCGGCAGAGCCGCCGACGAAGAATCCAGTCGCCTATCAATTGTTCCTGCGCGCAGTGGAACGCCTCCAACGACTGAATCGCTGGGACACACGCACCGCCATCGAGATGCTGGAGAATGCGACTCAGCTTGACTCGCGCTTTGCAGATGCTTGGGCGCGGCTCGCCGAAGCCTGCTTGTTAATGGCGATTTCCTTTGACCCGAATCCGAAGTGGATTCGCCAAGCCGAGCGGGCGGTGCGTCGCGCGCTAGCGCTCGACCCGGCCAATGTAAATGCCCTCTGTGCCCGCGGGCGCGTGCTGTGGGCCCCAGTCAAAGGATTCCAACATCGCCCCGCTGTGCGCGCGTTTGACCAAGCCGTGCGGCTGAATCCAGGTTGCCATCAAGCCTGGCTCTGGACGAGCATCGTTTTTTCCCATGTGGGCTTGCACCAGGAAGCCATCGAAAAAGCCGCCGTCGCCATGGCCACCAATCCCGACGATCCGATGACGATTTTCTCCATGGGCCATTCCAAGCAGTTTGCCGGAGAATTTGAGGAAGCCGAGGAATACTTTGCCCGCATACTGACCCTCGAGCCCTCTCACCTCTGGGGAAACATTTTCTTTCCGGGAATTTCTCTCTACGTCGGCCGCTTGGATCGCGCGGAGGAAAAGATTCGTGTGGCGACGCAACTGGCACCAAAAGACCCCTTGGTGGCGAGCTGGGAAGCTTTGCTCTGGGCCAAACGGGGTGAGCCACGCAAGGTCGAACAGGCGGCGCAGCGAACACTACGTGAAAAGCGCATCTTCACTTATTCCCATCATGCCTATCACGCCGTTGCGGCCGCCTATGCTGTCATCGGAAAAACCGCGCAGGCTATCTCTGTCTTACGGAAGGCCACGAGGATCGGCCTGCCCAACTATCCCCTGTTCCGCGACGACCCGCACTTTGCCTCCCTGCACAACCATCCGCAATTTCTCCGCTTGCTTGCCGACTTGAAGCGCGAGTGGGAAAGCTATAAGCGGGAATTTCGTCGCCCTTGA
- a CDS encoding cupin domain-containing protein, producing the protein MASVFTLAVIGSARSPKSEHIQVTTAVSSYFSVKYQQATWSKIVPELGNDSPEITILRVDPKTQATHLLIRNPRKIHVPLHWHSANETHTILAGTMVFECEGKRDVLGPGSFNYIPAKMVHQAWLPDGGLVLITVDGAWDINWVAGGPTQTDVGVDPPPTPSK; encoded by the coding sequence TTGGCAAGCGTCTTCACGCTAGCTGTGATCGGATCTGCGCGTTCACCTAAGAGCGAGCACATTCAAGTCACTACCGCCGTCTCTAGCTACTTTTCTGTGAAGTATCAGCAGGCCACATGGTCGAAGATTGTTCCTGAACTGGGCAACGATTCGCCCGAAATAACCATCTTGCGGGTTGACCCGAAGACCCAGGCCACGCACCTGCTCATCCGCAACCCGCGAAAAATCCATGTCCCCCTTCACTGGCACAGCGCGAATGAAACCCACACCATTCTTGCAGGCACTATGGTTTTTGAATGCGAAGGGAAGCGCGACGTACTTGGGCCAGGCTCCTTCAACTACATTCCCGCGAAGATGGTTCATCAGGCCTGGCTGCCGGACGGTGGTTTGGTGCTGATTACCGTTGATGGTGCCTGGGACATCAACTGGGTCGCTGGCGGACCCACGCAGACCGATGTCGGGGTCGATCCTCCGCCTACCCCCTCGAAGTAG